One region of Sulfurisphaera ohwakuensis genomic DNA includes:
- a CDS encoding DUF2203 domain-containing protein — translation MTEYPYFDLNTARQLLPWLRNKLSEMKKIKYLTEEALMKGDKEALIQYTIQIDRIVKEITQKGIIIRDPDMGLVDFPAVINNRPAYLCWKIDEKDIEFWHYAEEGFRGRKKINGKEDILALT, via the coding sequence GTGACAGAATATCCATACTTTGATCTAAATACAGCTAGACAATTACTGCCATGGCTTAGAAATAAACTTTCAGAAATGAAAAAAATTAAATATCTTACTGAAGAGGCATTAATGAAAGGAGATAAAGAAGCACTAATTCAGTATACTATTCAGATTGACAGAATTGTAAAAGAAATAACACAAAAAGGGATTATTATTAGAGATCCAGATATGGGATTAGTAGACTTCCCTGCAGTAATTAATAATAGGCCAGCATATCTTTGCTGGAAAATTGATGAAAAAGATATTGAATTCTGGCATTACGCAGAAGAAGGATTTAGAGGTAGAAAGAAGATTAATGGAAAAGAAGATATCCTAGCCCTTACTTAA
- a CDS encoding M20/M25/M40 family metallo-hydrolase — MDYLQDLFEFLKIDTTSAKGKGEEGAKFIVDYMKNHGIEAELIRHKAKNPYVYGEINLGAKKTLLIYNHYDVQPAEPLDKWNTDPFTPTVKEGKIFARGVGDDKGTLMARLQAIIEVMREGKLNVNIKFLYEGEEEIGSPNMEEFLKDYSEKLKADYVLWEGSGKAPNNAPQIVLGVKGLLYVELRKRTSKDLHSMYAPIAQNPAWDLVYLLRSLRTEDGKVLVPHFYDKVKWLGEEEKKYLNIDKKYLEDAIGQSIKDTDAMIKLVSNPTCNIDGIYAGYTGEGSKTVIPSYSFVKIDFRLVPDQDPDEILKYLEEYISPYNVEIIIHGKVRPYRTSINSEIAQALIVSAKNVYGQDPVVLPNSPGTGPMEMIARYLKLNQIADGIGVDYYGSNIHSFNENIYVDDYYKAISWMKEFLRVI; from the coding sequence ATGGACTATTTACAAGACCTCTTTGAATTCCTCAAAATAGATACTACATCAGCTAAAGGAAAAGGTGAGGAAGGTGCTAAATTCATTGTTGATTACATGAAAAATCACGGGATTGAAGCTGAACTAATAAGGCATAAGGCAAAGAATCCTTACGTTTATGGAGAAATAAATCTTGGTGCAAAAAAGACGTTGCTAATTTATAACCATTACGATGTACAACCAGCTGAGCCATTAGATAAATGGAATACTGATCCCTTTACACCAACAGTAAAAGAAGGTAAAATTTTCGCTAGAGGTGTAGGTGATGATAAGGGTACTTTAATGGCTAGGTTGCAAGCCATTATAGAGGTTATGAGGGAGGGAAAGTTAAACGTAAACATAAAGTTTCTATATGAGGGTGAAGAAGAAATAGGAAGTCCTAACATGGAAGAGTTCCTTAAAGATTACTCTGAAAAATTAAAAGCAGATTATGTTCTTTGGGAAGGATCCGGTAAAGCTCCTAACAATGCACCACAGATAGTCTTAGGGGTAAAGGGATTACTTTATGTAGAATTAAGAAAAAGAACAAGTAAAGATCTTCATTCTATGTATGCTCCTATAGCCCAAAATCCAGCTTGGGATTTAGTTTACTTATTAAGATCTTTAAGAACTGAAGATGGTAAAGTATTGGTCCCACACTTCTATGATAAAGTAAAATGGTTAGGTGAGGAAGAGAAAAAATATTTAAATATCGACAAGAAATACCTAGAAGATGCAATAGGACAAAGTATAAAGGACACGGATGCTATGATAAAATTAGTCTCTAATCCAACATGTAATATAGATGGTATTTATGCTGGCTATACTGGAGAAGGCTCTAAAACAGTAATTCCCTCATATTCTTTCGTAAAAATTGACTTTAGGCTTGTACCTGACCAAGACCCAGATGAGATACTGAAATATTTGGAAGAATACATATCACCATATAACGTAGAAATCATAATACATGGGAAAGTAAGACCATACAGAACTTCAATTAATAGTGAAATAGCGCAAGCATTAATTGTATCAGCAAAGAATGTTTATGGTCAAGATCCAGTAGTTTTACCAAATAGTCCGGGTACAGGACCGATGGAAATGATAGCTAGGTATTTGAAATTGAACCAAATAGCAGATGGTATAGGAGTTGACTATTATGGTTCTAATATCCACTCATTTAACGAGAATATCTATGTTGACGACTATTATAAAGCTATATCATGGATGAAAGAGTTTCTCAGAGTGATCTAG
- a CDS encoding NAD(P)-dependent oxidoreductase, which yields MRVGLAGLGVMGYRIGANLVKAGKLDVVYNRTVSRAEQFSKEYGVKYVTDPKELIKSVDLLITMLADDSAVSSFLLPLSPYAKDKIIVDMSTISPSTSISIANEIMKNGGIMYDAPVIGTSIFAEQKKLTVLLGGPESHVNTVTEILKETASTIIYMGKNGMGLYAKLVNNLMVGVYVAALAEAYNFGISAGLKPEDVRKVLALYGSAKSPTSELKVPKMMNSDYSTQFATKHMRKDLEIITKETQNLHVVNPLSSLALQLYRFAEALGYSESDYAAVLEVYKKANLVK from the coding sequence ATGCGTGTTGGCTTAGCTGGTTTAGGTGTTATGGGATATAGGATAGGTGCAAACTTAGTAAAAGCTGGTAAACTAGATGTAGTATATAACAGAACTGTTAGCAGGGCGGAACAGTTTAGTAAGGAATATGGTGTTAAGTACGTAACTGACCCTAAAGAGCTAATTAAATCTGTAGATTTGTTAATAACAATGTTAGCTGACGATAGTGCAGTTTCTTCATTCCTATTGCCTTTATCCCCTTATGCTAAAGATAAAATAATTGTTGACATGTCTACAATATCTCCTTCAACTTCAATTAGTATTGCTAATGAAATAATGAAGAATGGTGGTATAATGTATGATGCCCCGGTAATTGGTACTTCAATATTTGCAGAACAGAAGAAATTAACTGTATTATTAGGTGGGCCAGAATCTCATGTAAATACTGTTACGGAAATTTTGAAGGAAACAGCTTCCACAATAATCTACATGGGTAAGAATGGAATGGGTCTTTATGCAAAGTTAGTTAATAATCTTATGGTCGGTGTATATGTAGCAGCTTTAGCTGAGGCTTATAATTTTGGAATTTCTGCTGGATTAAAACCAGAAGATGTTCGTAAAGTTTTAGCATTATATGGTAGTGCTAAATCTCCAACTTCAGAGTTAAAAGTTCCAAAGATGATGAACTCAGATTATTCAACTCAATTTGCAACTAAACATATGAGAAAAGACTTAGAAATTATAACCAAGGAAACGCAGAATTTACACGTTGTTAATCCGTTATCATCTTTAGCACTTCAGCTTTATCGTTTTGCTGAAGCTTTAGGATATTCAGAATCTGATTATGCAGCTGTTCTTGAGGTATACAAGAAGGCCAACTTAGTTAAGTAA
- the leuS gene encoding leucine--tRNA ligase, with product MSLANFFNEIAFKWQKEWENNKVYEANPETDRPKKFITVAFPYTNSPLHIGHGRTYITADIYARYLRMKGYNVLFPFAFQFTGTPILSIAESVKRGDEEIISTFVNIYQIPKEEIEKFSDPTYLAEYFKNDMKSTAKKLGLSVDWRREFTTVDPAFEKFVQWQYRKLMELGYIKREDSPVAYCPRDEFPVGMHDTKGDVEPEITDLDGIYFPSGDYFFIAATPRPETIFGAVALLVNPEADYVIATDSLNRKVIISRQAYDKLKYQINFREEGEKKGKNLVGMIAKNPVTEKEIKVLPSKFVDPSIGTGVVMAVPSHEPLHYIALTELKEEFELIPVIKTDELGELPGVEAVGLAQTRNPAELKDYIDTIYRIEYHKGIMREDLVDLVPNFMKEFVKDKIAGKLVKDAREKTRELLDMLNSRITIYEISNGPVYCRCGAEIVVKVIKGQWFIDYSNPIWKTSVLKSLDKINFIPADSKKEMEKIIFNLQPRAFTRSRGLGVRLPWDEKEIIDSLSDSTIYTAFYTIVHRLKYPISLLSDKFWDYILLDRGTADEVSKELGIPKEQLEEIKSEFKYWYPVDSRHSGRDLIQNHLPYYLFHHFAIFSEKFLPRQIVTNGFIRVGGKKMSKSFGNIYPLNRAIDEYGVETVRIALTSTSSISDDIEFNSNIAKSIAEQLKKIHDLISKLLEIEGVNERRDPDVWLLSIFKRYIEDVDKAYENLDLRTVYMTVYYTIYETIRDYIELTNAKINKDIIKKVISIWLRLMAPITPHLAEELWHKMSNTFVVKEKFPSINEVEYNEKSLLKVEYLRSIIEDVNRLSSELGKEAEKVVIYVNDDNNLKELLKKAIIAIKDRKSLRDFMIENNVDDKTARRIYELANVLPSTIRDLIVTTDIDEEEVIVQNINFLMNKLDLREMIVYSSTDEKAPNILGKKDLALPYKPGIAIL from the coding sequence ATGAGTCTTGCAAATTTCTTTAATGAGATTGCTTTTAAATGGCAAAAAGAATGGGAAAATAACAAAGTATATGAGGCTAATCCAGAGACAGATAGGCCTAAGAAATTTATTACAGTTGCCTTCCCTTATACAAATAGCCCCTTACATATTGGTCATGGAAGAACTTACATAACTGCAGATATTTATGCAAGGTACTTACGAATGAAAGGTTATAACGTGCTTTTCCCTTTTGCATTCCAATTTACCGGTACACCAATTCTTTCAATTGCTGAATCTGTTAAGAGAGGAGATGAAGAGATAATATCAACTTTCGTAAATATTTATCAAATACCAAAAGAGGAAATTGAAAAATTCTCAGATCCCACATATCTTGCAGAGTATTTCAAAAATGATATGAAAAGTACCGCTAAAAAACTAGGATTAAGTGTAGATTGGCGAAGAGAATTTACTACAGTTGATCCAGCTTTTGAGAAATTTGTGCAGTGGCAATATAGAAAATTAATGGAGTTAGGATATATAAAGAGGGAAGATTCACCAGTGGCTTACTGTCCAAGAGATGAATTTCCAGTAGGTATGCATGATACAAAAGGAGATGTAGAACCAGAAATAACAGACTTAGACGGAATTTACTTTCCTTCTGGGGATTACTTTTTTATAGCAGCTACTCCAAGACCAGAAACTATATTTGGTGCAGTGGCACTTCTTGTCAATCCTGAAGCAGATTATGTTATTGCTACAGATAGTCTGAATAGGAAAGTGATCATATCAAGACAAGCTTATGATAAGTTAAAATATCAGATAAATTTCAGAGAGGAAGGAGAGAAGAAAGGAAAAAATCTTGTGGGAATGATAGCTAAAAACCCAGTAACAGAAAAGGAGATAAAAGTATTGCCTAGCAAGTTTGTAGACCCCAGCATAGGCACTGGAGTTGTTATGGCAGTACCTTCACATGAACCCTTACACTATATTGCTTTGACAGAACTTAAAGAGGAATTTGAGTTAATACCTGTTATTAAGACCGATGAATTAGGAGAATTACCTGGAGTAGAAGCAGTAGGATTAGCTCAGACAAGAAATCCAGCTGAGCTAAAAGATTATATTGACACGATCTATAGAATCGAGTATCATAAGGGGATAATGAGAGAAGATCTGGTTGATCTAGTCCCAAATTTTATGAAAGAGTTCGTAAAGGATAAAATTGCTGGGAAGCTCGTTAAAGACGCAAGAGAAAAGACTAGAGAATTACTGGATATGTTAAATTCAAGAATCACTATCTATGAAATTAGTAATGGACCAGTATATTGCAGATGTGGGGCAGAGATTGTGGTTAAAGTTATTAAAGGTCAGTGGTTTATAGATTACTCTAATCCGATTTGGAAGACTTCTGTTCTCAAATCCTTGGATAAAATCAATTTTATTCCTGCTGATTCAAAGAAAGAAATGGAAAAAATAATCTTTAATCTTCAACCTAGAGCATTTACAAGATCTAGAGGTTTAGGAGTTAGATTACCTTGGGATGAAAAAGAAATAATTGATAGTCTTAGTGACTCAACAATTTACACCGCATTTTATACAATTGTTCATAGGCTCAAATATCCTATATCGCTACTTAGTGACAAGTTCTGGGATTATATTTTACTTGATAGAGGTACAGCTGATGAGGTATCTAAAGAATTAGGAATTCCTAAAGAACAATTAGAAGAAATCAAGAGCGAATTTAAGTATTGGTATCCAGTAGATTCGAGACATAGCGGAAGAGATTTAATACAAAATCATTTACCATACTATCTGTTCCATCATTTTGCTATATTTAGCGAGAAATTTTTACCTAGACAAATTGTTACTAACGGATTCATTAGAGTTGGAGGAAAGAAAATGAGCAAAAGTTTTGGAAACATTTACCCATTAAATAGGGCTATTGACGAATATGGTGTAGAAACTGTTAGAATAGCACTTACTTCTACCTCTTCTATCTCGGATGATATTGAGTTTAACTCAAATATTGCAAAAAGTATTGCAGAACAGTTGAAAAAAATCCATGATCTTATTTCTAAACTACTTGAAATTGAAGGAGTTAATGAGAGAAGAGACCCAGATGTATGGTTACTTTCAATATTTAAGAGATATATTGAAGATGTAGATAAAGCTTACGAGAACCTAGACTTAAGAACAGTATACATGACGGTCTATTACACGATATACGAAACAATTAGAGATTATATAGAGCTTACAAACGCTAAAATAAACAAGGATATTATTAAAAAAGTAATTTCGATTTGGTTAAGATTAATGGCTCCTATAACTCCTCATCTTGCAGAGGAATTGTGGCATAAAATGAGTAACACTTTCGTAGTCAAAGAGAAATTTCCTAGCATAAATGAAGTAGAGTATAATGAGAAGTCATTACTGAAAGTTGAGTATTTAAGAAGTATAATTGAGGATGTAAATAGATTATCATCTGAATTAGGGAAAGAAGCAGAGAAAGTCGTAATTTATGTTAATGACGATAATAATTTAAAAGAATTGCTGAAAAAGGCAATAATTGCAATAAAAGATAGAAAATCATTGAGGGACTTTATGATAGAAAATAATGTCGACGATAAAACAGCAAGGAGAATATATGAGCTAGCCAATGTTCTTCCTAGTACTATAAGAGATCTGATAGTAACAACTGATATTGATGAAGAGGAGGTTATAGTACAAAATATTAATTTCTTAATGAATAAATTGGATTTGAGAGAAATGATAGTGTATTCTTCTACTGATGAGAAAGCACCAAATATCCTTGGTAAAAAGGATTTGGCATTACCATATAAACCGGGAATAGCAATATTATAG
- a CDS encoding radical SAM/SPASM domain-containing protein yields the protein MLWLVLTTGKCNLTCDYCGGSFPSHIVPWSIKYDIQKLKNAIEKDQNATVIFYGGEPLMNPKFIMQVMDNVKAKRWGIQTNGIAVKLLPEKYWKKMNVALLSIDGREEITDKHRGKGVYKIVVKHAKYLKELGVETIARMAVTEDSNIYEEVMHLISLGVFDKIHWQLNVIWSERWNFEEWAYKSYLPGLKKLIDYFISELRKGRIVKIIPILGVLSAHFFKKYRGVACGAGYDSISISTDGRVLSCPIAVREKWAELGTLDSFKLLDEPLPEECRSCEYKDYCGGRCLYAIKEKYWGEEGFKIVDEVTKEYLKSVLSIVPEITELVKQGVIKLSDLYYDPTEDSTEVIP from the coding sequence ATGTTATGGTTAGTTTTAACAACGGGAAAGTGCAATTTAACATGTGATTATTGTGGAGGTTCTTTCCCTAGTCATATAGTTCCCTGGAGTATAAAATATGATATTCAGAAACTTAAAAATGCAATCGAAAAAGACCAAAATGCCACTGTCATTTTCTACGGTGGAGAACCATTAATGAATCCTAAATTTATAATGCAAGTGATGGATAATGTGAAGGCTAAGAGGTGGGGTATACAAACTAATGGTATTGCTGTAAAACTATTACCAGAAAAATACTGGAAAAAGATGAATGTAGCACTTCTTTCAATTGATGGTAGAGAAGAAATAACGGACAAACACAGAGGTAAGGGAGTTTACAAGATTGTTGTAAAGCATGCTAAGTACTTAAAAGAATTAGGAGTGGAAACTATAGCAAGAATGGCTGTAACTGAAGACTCAAATATCTATGAAGAGGTTATGCATCTAATTTCTCTTGGAGTATTTGATAAAATACATTGGCAATTAAATGTAATATGGAGTGAGAGATGGAATTTTGAAGAGTGGGCCTACAAGTCCTATTTGCCTGGGCTGAAAAAACTTATTGACTATTTTATTTCAGAATTGAGGAAAGGAAGAATTGTAAAAATTATACCAATATTAGGTGTTTTAAGTGCACATTTCTTCAAGAAATATAGAGGAGTAGCTTGTGGTGCAGGGTATGATAGTATATCAATATCTACTGATGGTAGAGTACTTTCATGCCCTATAGCAGTTAGGGAAAAGTGGGCTGAATTAGGTACTTTAGATTCCTTTAAGCTTCTTGATGAGCCTTTACCAGAGGAATGTAGAAGCTGTGAATACAAAGATTATTGTGGAGGGAGATGTTTGTATGCTATTAAAGAGAAATATTGGGGAGAGGAAGGGTTTAAGATTGTTGATGAGGTTACTAAGGAATATCTGAAGAGTGTTTTATCTATAGTACCAGAAATAACTGAACTTGTAAAACAAGGTGTTATTAAGTTAAGTGATTTATACTATGACCCCACAGAGGACTCTACCGAGGTTATACCTTAA
- a CDS encoding ATP-binding protein, whose protein sequence is MKCSKCDNKAIIKIPYSNLALCKDHFIEWFEKRFERIVDKYKMFENSKKIAVAVSGGKDSTTLLHLMKKLSEKKGFEIIGINIDLGIDMGKQYSSKSTEFALKNFEMLGVKYRIVRIKERYGFTIDDAKHKIKRPVCSTCGLVKRYTLTEVAEEEGADTIVTGHNLNDMAQFIMAGYFNGDVRDLARLDIITPPEKGYRVMKVKPLFLIYEKEILTYALVKGIPFLYDSCPHTFRVGGVTQDTIRRKLEELEETIPGYMLMLVENFINKIQPALKEKYIKEEELGHCKICGRPTTKDREICSFCAVRLKMTGQTVNIK, encoded by the coding sequence ATGAAATGTAGTAAGTGTGATAATAAGGCTATTATAAAAATCCCTTACTCTAATCTGGCGTTATGTAAAGATCACTTTATTGAGTGGTTTGAAAAAAGGTTTGAGAGGATAGTTGATAAGTATAAGATGTTTGAAAACTCGAAGAAAATAGCTGTAGCAGTTTCTGGGGGAAAAGATAGTACAACTTTGCTTCATCTAATGAAGAAGCTTAGTGAAAAGAAGGGATTTGAAATAATCGGTATAAACATTGATTTAGGTATAGACATGGGTAAACAATATTCTTCGAAGAGTACTGAGTTTGCTTTAAAGAATTTCGAAATGTTAGGTGTTAAATATAGAATTGTAAGGATAAAAGAGAGATATGGGTTTACTATTGATGACGCAAAGCATAAGATAAAAAGACCCGTATGTAGTACCTGTGGTTTAGTAAAAAGATATACTTTAACAGAAGTTGCGGAAGAAGAAGGAGCAGATACTATAGTAACTGGTCACAATTTAAATGACATGGCACAATTTATAATGGCTGGATACTTTAATGGGGATGTAAGAGATTTAGCCAGGCTAGATATTATAACCCCACCAGAAAAGGGATATAGAGTAATGAAAGTTAAACCGCTATTCCTAATATATGAGAAAGAGATTTTAACTTATGCTTTAGTAAAAGGAATTCCGTTCCTATATGATTCTTGCCCACATACATTCAGAGTTGGTGGTGTTACTCAAGATACTATAAGGAGAAAATTGGAAGAACTTGAAGAGACAATACCGGGCTATATGTTAATGTTAGTGGAGAATTTCATAAATAAAATACAACCAGCTTTAAAGGAGAAATATATAAAAGAAGAGGAACTAGGCCATTGTAAGATTTGCGGTAGGCCCACAACTAAGGATAGAGAAATATGCTCATTTTGTGCAGTAAGGTTAAAAATGACTGGACAGACAGTTAATATAAAATGA
- the priX gene encoding DNA primase noncatalytic subunit PriX — MKVKIFLHYPDDTPAGYVIFDGKTSKVYDENGNFLFEVEGIFPPKPRKINYEWIDKVLDEGLEDARKRFILYVGSRYLVNIKGLSEDEAIKRLEEFYYKKGGGKIYESWLKSVLRGVKNKGLKPWSLKRIQEKDKEMYSLISKVLNKQT; from the coding sequence ATGAAAGTTAAAATATTTTTACATTATCCCGATGATACACCGGCTGGTTATGTTATATTTGACGGAAAAACATCAAAGGTTTACGACGAAAATGGTAATTTTCTTTTTGAAGTAGAGGGTATTTTCCCTCCAAAACCGAGGAAAATAAACTATGAGTGGATTGATAAAGTGTTGGATGAAGGGCTAGAAGATGCTAGAAAAAGATTTATTCTCTATGTTGGAAGTAGGTATCTTGTAAACATTAAAGGATTATCTGAGGATGAAGCTATAAAAAGGTTAGAAGAGTTTTACTATAAAAAGGGTGGTGGAAAGATTTACGAATCTTGGCTAAAGTCTGTCTTAAGAGGTGTAAAAAATAAGGGTTTGAAACCATGGAGTCTAAAAAGAATTCAAGAAAAAGATAAAGAAATGTATTCTCTCATTTCCAAAGTTTTAAATAAACAAACTTAA
- a CDS encoding M1 family metallopeptidase, giving the protein MVSIDKYEIFLDFDFKNLIYKGYEKIYLSTDNEVVLDSVGLNIVSVKTEGKSVPFKVSDSQLFIQTGKFDGVLEIEFEGKVKERGLVGIYKAPYNHSYIITTQFESVHAREFIPCIDHPAFKARFKLSVKVDKDLDVISNMPIEDVREEGDKKIVTFQETPRMSTYLLYLGIGKFEEIKDKLGEVDIIVATVPGRISKGKFALDVAKKVIGYYEDYFGIKYQLPKEHLIAIPEFAFGAMENWGAITFRETALLADESSSVQQKMRVASVVAHELAHQWFGDLVTMKWWDDLWLNESFATFMSHKAIAELYKEWDFWGTFINSETSGALFRDSLTTTHPIEAHVTSPEEIEQLFDDISYGKGASILRMIEAYLGEEDFRKGIQIYLNTYKYSNATGSDFWNSLEKGSGKPVSEIVKDWITKDGYPVVYVSVNGSKINLEQERFYLKGNGKNAVYKVPLTLEVNGRKITYLLEKEKDSIEIGSDIKTIKVNIDRAGFYRVYYNDLSLVFNSKLSHLDKWGLLNDYFNFFLAGRVNYTTYESIAKQFMKDDNYLVVDELVSELYYLWRVNRDKYKLLYEVLPYQVKRFSKRKDELSRRTYSYLLSTFAFVDEKFASGLAVAFEKYDTLDPNVKEAVAIAYAVTYGEDAYDELLKKYRSEKFDEEKTRLLYGLLSFREPYLVVNTMSLALTGEIKRQDVARILPYASYNPYSRLALWKWLKTHMEFLRSIYAGTAILGRTLRSVIPFLGLNNTEVVEYFTTNRFPEMEVEIKSGLEILDSLRRII; this is encoded by the coding sequence ATGGTCTCTATAGATAAATACGAAATCTTCCTTGATTTTGATTTTAAGAATTTGATATATAAGGGATATGAGAAGATATATTTAAGCACTGATAATGAAGTAGTTCTAGATAGCGTGGGACTAAATATAGTTTCTGTTAAGACTGAGGGGAAGAGTGTTCCATTCAAAGTTTCTGACAGTCAACTATTCATTCAAACTGGAAAATTTGATGGAGTTTTAGAAATAGAATTTGAAGGAAAAGTAAAGGAAAGGGGCTTAGTGGGTATTTATAAGGCTCCTTATAATCACAGTTATATAATTACGACCCAATTTGAATCTGTTCATGCTAGGGAATTTATACCTTGTATAGATCATCCAGCATTCAAAGCTAGATTTAAATTAAGTGTGAAGGTGGACAAGGATTTAGATGTAATATCTAATATGCCTATAGAGGATGTAAGGGAAGAAGGTGATAAAAAAATTGTAACTTTTCAGGAGACTCCGAGAATGTCAACATATTTGCTATATTTGGGTATTGGTAAATTTGAAGAAATTAAGGATAAACTTGGAGAAGTTGATATTATAGTTGCTACAGTTCCAGGAAGAATAAGTAAAGGTAAATTCGCTCTAGACGTTGCAAAGAAAGTAATTGGGTATTATGAAGATTACTTTGGTATAAAATATCAGTTACCCAAAGAGCATCTAATAGCTATCCCAGAATTCGCTTTTGGAGCAATGGAGAATTGGGGAGCAATAACCTTTAGAGAGACTGCTTTATTAGCAGATGAATCTTCTTCAGTGCAGCAGAAAATGAGGGTAGCTTCTGTTGTTGCTCACGAATTAGCCCACCAATGGTTTGGAGATTTAGTAACAATGAAATGGTGGGATGACTTATGGTTAAATGAGAGTTTTGCGACCTTTATGAGTCATAAAGCTATTGCTGAATTATATAAGGAATGGGATTTCTGGGGTACCTTTATAAATAGTGAAACTTCCGGAGCTCTATTTAGAGATTCCTTAACTACAACCCATCCAATAGAAGCTCATGTAACTTCTCCAGAAGAAATTGAACAATTATTTGATGATATAAGTTATGGTAAGGGAGCTAGCATTTTAAGGATGATAGAAGCTTATTTAGGAGAGGAAGATTTTAGAAAAGGTATTCAAATTTATCTAAATACTTATAAATATAGTAATGCTACTGGAAGTGATTTTTGGAATAGTTTAGAAAAAGGTTCTGGAAAACCAGTAAGTGAAATAGTAAAGGATTGGATAACTAAGGATGGTTATCCTGTAGTTTATGTATCCGTTAATGGTAGTAAGATAAACTTAGAGCAAGAGAGGTTTTATTTAAAAGGAAATGGAAAGAATGCAGTCTATAAGGTTCCTTTAACACTTGAGGTAAATGGAAGAAAAATAACGTATTTACTTGAAAAAGAGAAGGATAGTATTGAGATTGGAAGTGATATAAAGACTATAAAAGTAAACATAGATAGAGCTGGATTCTATAGAGTGTATTATAACGATTTATCCCTAGTTTTTAACTCAAAACTTTCTCATTTAGATAAATGGGGACTACTTAACGACTACTTTAACTTCTTCTTAGCTGGTAGAGTAAATTACACAACTTATGAGAGTATAGCAAAACAATTTATGAAAGACGACAATTATTTAGTAGTGGATGAACTTGTTAGTGAGTTATACTATCTCTGGAGAGTTAATAGAGATAAGTATAAATTACTATATGAGGTATTACCATATCAAGTAAAGCGATTTTCAAAGAGAAAGGACGAATTATCAAGAAGGACCTATAGTTATTTATTAAGTACTTTTGCATTTGTGGATGAGAAGTTTGCTAGTGGACTTGCTGTAGCGTTTGAGAAATATGATACCTTAGATCCTAATGTAAAGGAAGCTGTTGCAATTGCATATGCCGTAACTTATGGTGAAGATGCTTATGATGAGCTTCTTAAGAAGTATAGAAGTGAAAAGTTCGATGAAGAGAAAACTAGATTATTATATGGTCTCTTAAGTTTCAGAGAACCCTATTTAGTTGTTAATACGATGAGTTTAGCATTAACTGGTGAAATTAAGAGACAAGATGTAGCTAGGATATTGCCTTATGCAAGTTATAATCCATATTCTCGTTTAGCACTGTGGAAGTGGCTTAAGACTCATATGGAGTTCTTAAGAAGTATATATGCTGGTACAGCTATATTAGGTAGAACCTTAAGGAGCGTAATACCCTTCTTAGGACTTAATAACACTGAAGTCGTTGAGTACTTCACTACTAATAGATTTCCAGAAATGGAAGTGGAGATAAAGAGTGGGTTAGAGATTTTAGATTCACTAAGAAGAATTATCTAA